The following are from one region of the Sulfurimicrobium lacus genome:
- a CDS encoding class I adenylate-forming enzyme family protein, translating into MKTLLTRWLERAAQSHPDAPALMAEGEIVSYAALRSAVPDWLPERVANLLKQPELPGHAELLIATSGSTGAPKTVMLSEANLEAAVLTSRSRIPLAPGDVWLACLPLQHIGGMAIFYRCAEAGAAVLLHRGFDAARVREDMERHGVTHISLVPAMLARLLEAGAPPAGLKHALIGGGPLSLGLAQRAHQAGWPICPTYGMSEAASQVATLAAFPPDWREGMVGLPLPGVSVEIVDDDNRPVQGEGRIRVRGPNVMAGYANAAHEPGHGLRDGWFVSGDRGYFDARGNLVVLGRHDDVLVSGGVNVHPAEVESLLLACPGVSDVAVTGVSDAVWGDRIAALVVGSVDDLQEWCRDRLPSHLRPRLFVAVAALPRNALGKLERKRLPALARAMEKPC; encoded by the coding sequence ATGAAGACCCTGCTCACTCGCTGGCTGGAACGCGCCGCTCAGAGCCATCCCGACGCCCCCGCGCTGATGGCAGAAGGCGAAATTGTCAGCTACGCCGCCCTGCGCTCGGCCGTTCCGGACTGGCTGCCGGAGCGCGTGGCGAATCTGCTGAAACAGCCGGAACTGCCCGGCCACGCCGAGCTGCTCATCGCCACCAGCGGCAGCACCGGCGCACCCAAGACCGTGATGTTGAGCGAAGCCAACCTGGAAGCCGCGGTGCTGACCAGTCGCAGCCGCATTCCGCTGGCGCCGGGCGACGTCTGGCTGGCCTGTCTGCCGCTGCAGCATATCGGCGGTATGGCCATTTTTTACCGCTGCGCCGAGGCGGGCGCCGCCGTGCTGCTGCATCGCGGGTTCGATGCGGCGCGGGTGCGCGAGGACATGGAGCGCCATGGCGTGACCCATATTTCCCTGGTGCCGGCGATGCTGGCGCGCCTGCTGGAGGCCGGAGCGCCGCCCGCCGGTCTGAAACATGCCCTGATCGGCGGCGGCCCGTTGTCGCTAGGTCTGGCGCAGAGGGCGCACCAGGCCGGCTGGCCGATCTGTCCCACTTACGGCATGAGCGAGGCCGCCTCGCAAGTGGCGACGCTGGCGGCGTTTCCGCCCGACTGGCGCGAGGGCATGGTCGGGCTGCCGCTGCCGGGCGTCAGCGTGGAAATCGTCGACGACGACAACCGGCCGGTGCAGGGAGAAGGGCGCATCCGCGTGCGCGGCCCCAACGTGATGGCGGGCTACGCCAATGCGGCCCATGAGCCCGGCCATGGCTTGCGCGACGGGTGGTTCGTCAGCGGCGACCGTGGTTATTTCGACGCGCGCGGCAACCTGGTGGTGCTGGGGCGTCACGACGACGTGCTGGTGAGCGGCGGCGTCAATGTCCATCCCGCCGAGGTGGAGAGCCTGCTGCTGGCCTGCCCTGGCGTGAGCGACGTGGCGGTGACCGGCGTGAGCGACGCGGTGTGGGGCGACCGCATCGCTGCCCTGGTGGTGGGGAGCGTGGACGACCTGCAGGAGTGGTGCCGCGATCGCCTCCCCAGCCATTTGCGTCCGCGTCTGTTCGTTGCCGTCGCCGCGTTGCCGCGCAATGCGCTGGGCAAACTGGAACGCAAGCGCCTGCCTGCGCTGGCCCGCGCCATGGAAAAGCCATGCTGA
- the menD gene encoding 2-succinyl-5-enolpyruvyl-6-hydroxy-3-cyclohexene-1-carboxylic-acid synthase, which yields MTDTARDNVLWAWTLIDALAASGVVHAVISPGSRSTPLALACLRHPGIIASIQVDERSAAFFALGLAKARHQPVVLVCTSGSAPAHWYPAVIEADMGGTPLILLSADRPPELRGCGANQATDQNNLFGSHVRAFHELPCADGDPDMLRWLRALAAQAVDQGCWPLAGPVHLNVPLREPLLPDRPWPALQAAPVAAVCYPVMTLSPDAAHSLAGELSGGRGLIVCGAGVFSSEFPAALMDLAHRLACPVLADPLANLRFGAHRNNTVLSRYDAFLRAADAPRPDWVLRFGAMPVSKSLQRFLDGLAGVPQLLVDCGGRWLDPLHRASRLLRADPAALCRQLSELVERAAPPSWLAAFKAAEHRAAQLAEPEPPPEAEVVRTLIDLLPAGATLFCGNSMAIRDLDAYSGCGDKALRIAGNRGASGIDGNVSTALGLAAAGATPLVALLGDLAFYHDMNGLAAARGLDAVFVVLNNGGGGIFEYLPQAGLEEFERGWLTPLELDFSHAAALYGLSYAKVDHGAGFCAALAVALKGGAHLVEVSIDRANSVARHRAYWEAAGENMF from the coding sequence ATGACTGACACGGCGCGCGACAACGTGCTGTGGGCCTGGACTCTGATCGACGCCCTGGCGGCAAGCGGCGTGGTCCACGCGGTGATTTCGCCCGGCTCTCGCTCCACCCCGCTGGCGCTGGCCTGCCTGCGCCATCCTGGAATAATAGCCTCGATCCAGGTGGACGAACGCAGCGCCGCATTTTTTGCCCTCGGGCTGGCCAAGGCCCGGCATCAGCCGGTCGTGCTGGTGTGCACCTCGGGCTCGGCGCCGGCGCACTGGTATCCGGCGGTGATCGAGGCGGACATGGGCGGCACGCCGCTTATCCTGCTCAGCGCCGACCGTCCGCCGGAGTTGCGCGGCTGCGGCGCCAACCAGGCCACCGATCAGAACAACTTGTTCGGCAGCCACGTGCGCGCTTTTCACGAATTGCCATGCGCCGACGGCGACCCCGACATGCTGCGCTGGCTGCGCGCACTTGCGGCGCAGGCGGTCGACCAGGGCTGCTGGCCGCTGGCCGGGCCGGTGCACCTCAACGTCCCGCTGCGCGAACCCTTGCTGCCCGACAGGCCGTGGCCGGCTCTGCAGGCCGCGCCGGTCGCCGCCGTTTGCTACCCCGTCATGACTCTGTCGCCAGACGCTGCGCACAGCCTGGCCGGCGAACTGTCCGGCGGGCGCGGGCTGATCGTGTGCGGCGCGGGCGTTTTTAGCTCCGAATTCCCTGCCGCGCTGATGGATCTGGCGCACAGGCTGGCCTGCCCGGTGCTGGCTGATCCGCTCGCCAACCTGCGCTTCGGCGCGCATCGAAACAATACGGTTCTGTCGCGTTACGATGCCTTCCTGCGCGCTGCCGATGCGCCGCGCCCGGACTGGGTGCTGCGCTTCGGCGCCATGCCGGTGTCGAAATCCCTGCAACGTTTCCTCGACGGGCTGGCCGGCGTGCCGCAACTGCTGGTGGATTGCGGCGGGCGCTGGCTCGATCCGCTGCACCGCGCGAGCCGCCTGCTGCGGGCCGATCCCGCCGCGCTGTGCCGGCAATTGTCCGAGCTGGTGGAGCGTGCCGCGCCGCCCTCATGGCTGGCGGCATTCAAGGCCGCCGAGCACCGCGCTGCGCAACTGGCCGAGCCGGAGCCGCCGCCGGAAGCGGAGGTGGTGCGCACGCTGATCGACTTGTTGCCTGCCGGCGCCACCCTGTTCTGCGGCAACTCCATGGCCATCCGCGACCTCGATGCCTATTCCGGCTGCGGCGACAAGGCGCTACGCATTGCCGGCAACCGCGGCGCCAGCGGCATCGACGGCAACGTGTCCACCGCACTCGGGCTGGCAGCAGCCGGCGCCACGCCGCTGGTGGCGCTGCTCGGCGACCTGGCCTTTTATCACGACATGAACGGCCTGGCCGCCGCGCGCGGGCTGGATGCGGTGTTCGTGGTGCTCAACAACGGCGGCGGCGGCATCTTCGAGTACCTGCCCCAGGCGGGGCTGGAGGAATTCGAACGCGGCTGGCTGACGCCGCTGGAACTGGATTTTTCCCACGCGGCGGCGCTGTACGGGCTGAGCTATGCCAAGGTCGATCATGGCGCCGGGTTCTGCGCCGCGCTGGCCGTCGCCCTCAAGGGCGGGGCGCACCTGGTCGAGGTGAGCATCGACCGGGCGAACAGCGTGGCGCGCCATCGCGCTTACTGGGAGGCGGCGGGCGAAAATATGTTTTGA
- a CDS encoding sensor histidine kinase: MNRERILAVLYDLAMVIGGEVNLRPLLTKTLQRLLYHTSFPAGAVFLDVSPQNGSGKVTATIELAIGDYELAGHAGETLVLPAALFSGAISLEQDRSLIDALPCHRGAYSVLLKLPIDGNGVVVLLSPAEPLSDLPLTQVFQPVMANLAKAILLCRRNEAYTKAIISDRDRAESGLKRFHAALNATADSVFLIDPFLMHFVDFNLSAETSSGYARAELLSLGLQDLLPAYPRDQLEHLFGTLLRGESSIFDLDTTLRRKDGSEYQAALRFNLFSHAAEQLVITMVRDVSEYKRLENELRLLNENLERRVEEEVAKNREKDHLLIQQSRLAAMGEMVHNIAHQWRQPLNALSLILTNIKDDFDYQQITPETLDRDVRKARSLLQGMSTTIDDFRDFFRPDREPGDFELGHAVEDALFVMAASLKNNDIEVVRDLPGGMLINGFSNQLAQVVLNVLANAKEAIQLGNVPAGRIGITLVRDGSNGVLSIEDNAGGIPGDVLPRIFDPYFTTKEQGSGIGLYMSKMIIERNFKGRIKAANTADGALITITIPLLETASPSTKEQQP; the protein is encoded by the coding sequence ATGAACCGGGAAAGAATACTAGCCGTTCTCTACGACCTGGCCATGGTGATCGGCGGGGAGGTCAACCTGCGCCCGCTGCTCACCAAAACGCTGCAAAGGCTGCTCTACCACACCTCCTTCCCGGCAGGCGCGGTGTTTCTGGACGTGTCCCCGCAAAACGGCAGCGGCAAGGTCACGGCGACCATCGAACTGGCGATCGGCGACTACGAACTGGCCGGGCATGCCGGAGAAACGCTGGTCCTGCCAGCCGCGCTTTTTTCCGGCGCGATCAGCCTGGAACAGGACCGCAGCCTGATCGACGCACTGCCATGCCACAGGGGCGCTTATTCCGTGCTGCTGAAATTGCCCATCGACGGCAACGGTGTGGTCGTTCTGCTGTCGCCTGCCGAGCCGCTCTCCGATCTGCCGCTGACCCAGGTTTTTCAGCCGGTCATGGCGAACCTGGCCAAGGCCATCCTGCTGTGCCGGCGCAACGAAGCCTACACCAAGGCCATCATTTCCGACCGCGACCGAGCCGAGAGCGGGCTCAAGCGCTTTCATGCGGCGCTGAACGCCACCGCCGACAGCGTGTTTCTGATCGATCCCTTCCTCATGCATTTCGTCGACTTCAACCTGAGCGCCGAAACATCGAGCGGCTACGCGCGCGCCGAGCTGCTCAGCCTGGGGCTCCAGGACCTGCTGCCGGCCTACCCGCGCGACCAGTTGGAGCACCTGTTCGGCACCTTGTTGCGCGGGGAAAGCTCCATATTCGATCTCGACACCACCCTGCGCCGCAAGGACGGGAGCGAGTATCAGGCTGCCCTGCGCTTCAACCTCTTTTCCCACGCTGCGGAGCAGCTGGTGATCACCATGGTGCGCGATGTGAGCGAATACAAGCGCCTCGAAAATGAACTGCGCCTGCTCAACGAGAACCTCGAACGGCGCGTCGAGGAGGAGGTCGCCAAGAACCGCGAAAAAGACCATCTCCTGATCCAGCAATCGCGCCTGGCGGCGATGGGCGAAATGGTGCACAACATCGCCCACCAGTGGCGCCAGCCCCTCAACGCCCTGTCCCTGATTCTCACCAACATCAAGGACGATTTCGATTACCAGCAGATCACGCCGGAAACGCTCGACCGCGATGTCAGGAAGGCGCGTTCCCTGTTGCAGGGCATGTCTACGACCATCGACGATTTTCGCGACTTTTTCCGCCCCGATCGCGAGCCGGGCGACTTCGAGCTGGGCCACGCGGTCGAGGATGCCCTGTTCGTGATGGCAGCCTCGCTCAAAAACAACGACATCGAGGTGGTGAGGGATTTGCCTGGCGGCATGCTGATCAACGGTTTTTCCAACCAGCTGGCACAAGTGGTGCTGAATGTCCTCGCCAACGCCAAGGAGGCGATTCAGCTCGGCAACGTCCCGGCCGGGCGGATCGGCATTACCCTGGTGCGTGACGGGAGCAATGGCGTCCTCAGCATAGAGGACAACGCGGGCGGCATCCCTGGGGATGTTCTGCCGAGGATATTCGACCCCTATTTCACCACCAAGGAACAGGGCAGCGGGATCGGGTTATACATGTCGAAGATGATCATCGAACGCAATTTCAAGGGCAGAATCAAGGCGGCCAACACGGCAGACGGCGCCCTGATCACGATCACCATCCCCCTGCTGGAAACGGCATCCCCGAGCACGAAGGAACAACAGCCATGA
- a CDS encoding FIST signal transduction protein — protein MPSASMHYLENVAENALREILQAWRADRPKMGVFAMLPEAEREQIPLLQKICAQEGAPLVGAMFPALVENGEFRSRGLWLLRFDEMPRFALLGGLKDPGADAAASIAAAVSPHLGTERDTLLFMVFDGMIPNISTILDGLYLLLADRVRYAGVNAGSETFQPMPCLFDGTQTIGDGVLLLVLEHHAGAILEHGYKAPEHLITATSTEGNRIFSIDWRPAFEVYQEVIQEQFGVEVTPENFYQYASHFPFGIVRADNEVVVRIPVAVEKDGSVFCVGEVPANAMLTLLRAPEVDSGGTVEALVNGLNQANGALRGRDLLLFYCAGRRLCLGEQASKELAEVARRTCAGEIAGALSLGEIGSSMSGGYPLFHNATLVGTCWR, from the coding sequence ATGCCGTCCGCAAGCATGCATTATCTGGAAAATGTGGCTGAAAACGCTCTGCGCGAAATTTTGCAGGCATGGCGTGCCGACAGGCCGAAAATGGGCGTGTTCGCCATGTTGCCCGAGGCCGAGCGCGAGCAGATTCCCTTGCTGCAGAAGATATGCGCGCAGGAAGGCGCTCCCCTGGTCGGGGCGATGTTCCCCGCACTGGTGGAGAACGGAGAGTTCCGCAGCCGCGGCCTGTGGCTGTTGCGCTTCGATGAAATGCCCCGTTTCGCCCTGCTCGGCGGCCTGAAAGATCCGGGCGCCGATGCCGCCGCAAGCATCGCCGCGGCCGTCAGCCCGCACCTGGGCACGGAGCGCGACACGTTGCTGTTCATGGTGTTCGACGGCATGATCCCGAACATTTCCACCATTCTCGACGGGCTTTACCTGCTGCTGGCCGACCGGGTGCGCTACGCCGGCGTGAACGCGGGCAGCGAGACCTTCCAGCCCATGCCCTGCCTGTTCGACGGCACGCAAACCATCGGGGACGGTGTGCTGCTGCTGGTGCTGGAGCACCACGCCGGGGCGATCCTGGAGCACGGTTACAAGGCGCCGGAGCACCTCATCACCGCCACCTCCACCGAGGGCAACCGCATTTTCAGCATCGACTGGCGGCCGGCGTTCGAGGTCTACCAGGAGGTCATCCAGGAACAGTTCGGGGTGGAGGTCACGCCGGAGAATTTCTACCAGTACGCCAGCCATTTCCCCTTCGGCATCGTGCGCGCCGACAACGAGGTGGTGGTACGCATCCCGGTGGCGGTGGAAAAGGACGGCTCGGTGTTCTGCGTCGGAGAAGTGCCGGCGAACGCCATGCTGACCCTGCTGCGCGCGCCGGAAGTCGATTCCGGCGGCACGGTCGAGGCGCTGGTGAATGGACTCAACCAGGCCAACGGCGCCTTGCGAGGGCGCGACCTGCTGCTGTTCTATTGTGCCGGCCGGCGTCTTTGCCTGGGCGAGCAGGCGTCCAAGGAACTGGCGGAAGTGGCGCGCCGCACCTGCGCGGGTGAAATTGCCGGCGCCTTGTCACTGGGCGAAATCGGCAGTTCGATGAGCGGCGGCTATCCGCTGTTCCACAACGCCACACTGGTGGGCACCTGCTGGAGATGA
- a CDS encoding isochorismate synthase codes for MLKRFRPDDPVFLGQLEARLAAALRHAGNLEAGLLSVTLAVPEIPLEFMPAGLDEAFYWSRPSAGRSLLGLGAAAEIQADGVERWCLLKDAFAAWQARWQHEDIDATGLQPLALGGFGFAPQAADADFPAARLRVPALLLRREGDISALTFTFAAGAVALEPAMQRMRRLASAMAQPPCEKQDQVSRRDAGDGEDSAWLARVADAVADIQSGRLDKVVLTRSVRLSAAQPFDPACVMANLAKRHQRCTLFGVAMPAGGMFMGASPELLAGLRNGETYCDALAGTAWDRGGASARNLLADMKNGREHRLVVQSIAEALRPVCARLEVPAAPVALHLGHLHHLWSGLRGRVKPGIGLLDLLERLHPTPAVGGYPPRAALEWLAQHGENRSGWYTGAVGWMDAAGEGEFAVALRCAQVRGTQAELYAGAGIVAGSEPHHELAETEAKLLPMLHALGHFREEHD; via the coding sequence ATGCTGAAACGCTTCCGCCCGGACGATCCGGTCTTTCTCGGCCAGCTGGAAGCCCGCCTCGCGGCCGCGCTGCGCCATGCTGGAAACCTTGAGGCCGGTCTGTTGAGCGTCACCCTGGCGGTGCCGGAAATCCCGCTGGAATTCATGCCTGCCGGGCTGGACGAGGCGTTTTACTGGTCGCGCCCGAGCGCCGGCCGCAGCCTGCTCGGCCTAGGCGCTGCAGCCGAGATACAGGCCGACGGCGTGGAACGCTGGTGCCTGCTCAAGGATGCCTTCGCTGCGTGGCAGGCGCGCTGGCAGCACGAGGATATCGACGCCACCGGCTTGCAACCGCTGGCCCTGGGCGGCTTCGGCTTTGCCCCGCAGGCCGCGGATGCGGATTTTCCCGCTGCCCGCCTCAGGGTGCCGGCCTTGCTGTTGCGGCGCGAGGGTGACATATCCGCGCTGACGTTCACTTTTGCTGCCGGCGCCGTCGCGCTGGAGCCGGCCATGCAGCGCATGCGCCGGCTGGCCTCGGCCATGGCGCAGCCCCCTTGCGAGAAGCAGGACCAGGTTTCGCGGCGCGATGCCGGCGATGGGGAAGACTCGGCGTGGCTGGCGCGGGTCGCCGACGCCGTGGCCGACATTCAGTCCGGCCGCCTCGACAAGGTGGTGCTGACGCGGAGCGTCAGGCTGAGCGCGGCGCAGCCGTTCGATCCCGCTTGCGTCATGGCGAACCTGGCCAAGCGCCATCAGCGCTGTACCCTGTTCGGCGTGGCGATGCCTGCAGGCGGCATGTTCATGGGCGCCAGCCCGGAATTGCTGGCCGGGCTGAGAAACGGCGAAACCTATTGCGACGCGCTGGCGGGCACGGCATGGGATCGCGGCGGCGCAAGCGCGCGCAATCTGCTCGCTGACATGAAAAACGGCCGCGAACACCGCCTGGTGGTGCAGTCCATCGCCGAAGCGCTGCGCCCCGTGTGCGCCCGGCTCGAAGTGCCGGCCGCGCCGGTGGCGCTGCACCTGGGGCATCTGCATCATCTGTGGAGCGGTTTGCGCGGCCGGGTGAAGCCGGGCATCGGCTTGCTCGACCTGCTCGAACGTCTCCACCCCACCCCCGCGGTGGGCGGGTATCCCCCACGGGCGGCGCTGGAGTGGCTGGCGCAGCACGGGGAAAACCGCAGCGGCTGGTACACCGGCGCGGTCGGCTGGATGGACGCGGCCGGGGAGGGCGAGTTCGCGGTGGCGCTGCGCTGCGCCCAGGTCCGCGGCACGCAGGCGGAACTGTATGCCGGCGCCGGCATCGTGGCGGGCTCCGAGCCGCACCACGAGCTGGCGGAAACCGAGGCCAAGCTGCTGCCCATGCTCCACGCGCTGGGCCATTTCCGGGAAGAACATGACTGA